The Streptomyces sp. NBC_01353 genome contains a region encoding:
- the glyA gene encoding serine hydroxymethyltransferase → MSVLNTPLHELDPDVAAAVDAELHRQQSTLEMIASENFAPVAVMEAQGSVLTNKYAEGYPGRRYYGGCEHVDVAEQIAIDRIKDLFGAEYANVQPHSGASANQAALFAIAQPGDTILGLDLAHGGHLTHGMRLNFSGKQFNVVAYHVDDAGLVDMAEVERLAKEHRPKVIIAGWSAYPRQLDFAEFRRIADEVEAYLWVDMAHFAGLVAAGLHPNPVEYADVVTSTTHKTLGGPRGGIILAKKEFAKKLNSSVFPGFQGGPLEHVIAAKAVSFKVAASEEFKERQQRTLDGARILAERLVQDDVTAHGVSVLSGGTDVHLVLVDLRNSELDGQQAEDRLHEVGITVNRNAIPNDPRPPMITSGLRIGTPALATRGFGDEDFREVADVIAETLKPGFDAEALKARVSALAEKHPLYPGLK, encoded by the coding sequence ATGTCTGTGCTGAACACCCCTCTTCACGAGCTGGACCCGGACGTCGCCGCCGCCGTCGACGCCGAGCTCCACCGCCAGCAGTCCACCCTCGAGATGATCGCCTCGGAGAACTTCGCTCCGGTCGCGGTCATGGAGGCCCAGGGCTCCGTTCTCACCAACAAGTACGCCGAGGGCTACCCGGGCCGCCGCTACTACGGTGGCTGCGAGCACGTCGACGTCGCCGAGCAGATCGCGATCGACCGGATCAAGGACCTGTTCGGCGCCGAGTACGCCAACGTCCAGCCGCACTCCGGTGCCTCCGCGAACCAGGCCGCGCTGTTCGCGATCGCCCAGCCCGGCGACACGATCCTGGGCCTGGACCTGGCCCACGGCGGCCACCTGACCCACGGCATGCGCCTGAACTTCTCGGGCAAGCAGTTCAACGTGGTCGCGTACCACGTGGACGACGCCGGTCTGGTCGACATGGCCGAGGTGGAGCGCCTGGCCAAGGAGCACCGCCCCAAGGTGATCATCGCGGGCTGGTCCGCCTACCCGCGTCAGCTGGACTTCGCCGAGTTCCGCCGGATCGCCGACGAGGTCGAGGCGTACCTGTGGGTCGACATGGCCCACTTCGCGGGCCTGGTCGCGGCCGGTCTGCACCCGAACCCGGTCGAGTACGCGGACGTGGTGACCTCCACCACGCACAAGACGCTCGGCGGCCCGCGCGGCGGCATCATCCTCGCGAAGAAGGAGTTCGCGAAGAAGCTGAACTCCTCGGTCTTCCCCGGCTTCCAGGGCGGCCCGCTGGAGCACGTGATCGCGGCCAAGGCCGTCTCGTTCAAGGTCGCGGCCTCGGAGGAGTTCAAGGAGCGCCAGCAGCGCACGCTGGACGGCGCCCGGATCCTCGCCGAGCGTCTGGTCCAGGACGACGTCACCGCGCACGGTGTCTCGGTCCTGTCCGGTGGCACGGACGTGCACCTGGTCCTGGTGGACCTGCGCAACTCCGAGCTGGACGGCCAGCAGGCCGAGGACCGTCTCCACGAGGTCGGCATCACGGTCAACCGGAACGCGATCCCGAACGACCCGCGTCCGCCGATGATCACCTCGGGCCTGCGCATCGGTACGCCGGCGCTCGCGACCCGCGGTTTCGGTGACGAGGACTTCCGTGAGGTGGCCGACGTCATCGCGGAGACCCTGAAGCCCGGCTTCGACGCCGAGGCGCTGAAGGCCCGGGTGTCCGCGCTTGCGGAGAAGCACCCGCTGTACCCCGGCCTGAAGTAA
- a CDS encoding enoyl-CoA hydratase-related protein, protein MTVNLEVAEGVGTIRLDRPPMNALDIATQDRLLELAQEATDRDDVRAVILYGGEKVFAAGADIKEMQVMDHAAMVKRSRALQDSFTAIARIPKPVVAAITGYALGGGCELALCADYRIAADNAKLGQPEILLGLIPGAGGTQRLSRLVGPSKAKDLIFTGRMVKADEALTLGLVDRVVPAAEVYEQAHAWAAKLAQGPAIALRAAKEAIDQGLEADIDTGLAIERTWFAGLFATEDRERGMRSFVEEGPGKAKFV, encoded by the coding sequence ATGACTGTGAACCTCGAAGTCGCCGAAGGCGTCGGCACCATCCGCCTCGACCGCCCTCCGATGAACGCCCTCGACATCGCCACCCAGGACCGGCTGCTCGAGCTGGCCCAGGAGGCGACCGACCGCGACGACGTGCGCGCCGTGATCCTGTACGGCGGCGAGAAGGTGTTCGCGGCGGGCGCGGACATCAAGGAGATGCAGGTCATGGACCACGCGGCCATGGTCAAGCGGTCGCGCGCGCTCCAGGACTCCTTCACCGCGATCGCCCGTATCCCCAAGCCCGTCGTCGCCGCCATCACCGGCTACGCCCTCGGCGGCGGCTGCGAACTGGCCCTGTGCGCCGACTACCGGATCGCCGCGGACAACGCCAAGCTCGGCCAGCCCGAGATCCTGCTCGGGCTGATCCCCGGCGCCGGCGGCACCCAGCGGCTGTCCCGACTGGTCGGCCCGTCGAAGGCCAAGGACCTCATCTTCACCGGCCGGATGGTCAAGGCCGACGAGGCCCTGACGCTCGGCCTGGTCGACCGGGTCGTTCCGGCGGCCGAGGTGTACGAGCAGGCGCACGCCTGGGCCGCGAAGCTCGCCCAGGGCCCCGCCATCGCGCTGCGCGCCGCGAAGGAGGCGATCGACCAGGGTCTGGAGGCCGACATCGACACCGGTCTCGCGATCGAACGCACCTGGTTCGCGGGTCTGTTCGCCACCGAGGACCGCGAGCGCGGGATGCGCAGCTTCGTCGAGGAGGGCCCGGGCAAGGCGAAGTTCGTCTGA
- a CDS encoding enhanced serine sensitivity protein SseB translates to MDVTWPGNELEEVLAASLGNPAAGGRLVEVLGRSPVWVPLPNGGSPESRDLDLPTMEIDGLPYVPVFSSEQQFLACVGGHMSFTVAPARDFARGLPPQLGIAVNPGGTVGAPLPPPAVAELCRIGRTPLDGPASGGRVRLFEPDWQDDPVDFLAAASAEFEATGVVVTARRALASVEGMEPALFVGVQLATWDGVDRNAPLDALGRALGRVEVAWPVNLILLDVAQDPVGDWMLERVRPFYQRASA, encoded by the coding sequence GTGGACGTCACATGGCCGGGCAATGAGCTCGAAGAGGTGCTGGCCGCCTCGCTCGGCAACCCCGCAGCCGGAGGCCGGCTCGTCGAGGTGCTCGGACGGAGCCCCGTCTGGGTGCCCCTCCCCAACGGCGGCAGCCCCGAGAGCCGGGACCTCGATCTGCCCACAATGGAGATCGACGGACTGCCGTACGTCCCCGTCTTCAGCTCTGAGCAGCAGTTCCTGGCCTGTGTCGGCGGTCACATGTCCTTCACCGTAGCCCCCGCCCGAGACTTCGCCCGCGGTCTGCCCCCGCAGCTCGGCATCGCCGTGAACCCCGGCGGCACCGTCGGCGCCCCGTTGCCCCCGCCCGCCGTCGCCGAGCTCTGCCGGATCGGCCGCACCCCGCTGGACGGCCCCGCGTCCGGCGGCCGCGTCCGGCTCTTCGAGCCCGACTGGCAGGACGATCCCGTCGACTTCCTCGCCGCCGCGTCCGCGGAGTTCGAGGCCACCGGAGTCGTCGTCACCGCGCGCCGCGCCCTGGCCAGCGTCGAAGGCATGGAGCCGGCGCTCTTCGTCGGCGTCCAGCTCGCCACCTGGGACGGCGTCGACCGCAACGCCCCGCTCGACGCGCTCGGCCGCGCGCTGGGCCGGGTCGAGGTGGCCTGGCCGGTCAATCTCATCCTGCTGGACGTTGCGCAGGACCCGGTCGGCGACTGGATGCTGGAGCGGGTGCGCCCCTTCTATCAGCGGGCGTCCGCGTAA
- a CDS encoding GNAT family N-acetyltransferase: MSDDVAQILAAAARGQFPPPDGSTTVVPPPNDRDAGVLAFTAHSVVFTDADPAWVRAELAAASSDPLAASMNPGFLLALMRHTGRRMNTIDLLTVATALPGDPELPLREIEDPEHPRVARAMKYRDDVRVWAADGGVVILGRGVAGRWEAAIEVDEEVRHRGIGRALALAARHLTPGDVVWAQQSPGNARSVRVFQAAGYRPVASEALLTAG, encoded by the coding sequence ATGAGCGACGACGTGGCACAGATCCTGGCAGCGGCGGCCCGCGGACAGTTCCCGCCGCCCGACGGTTCGACGACCGTCGTCCCGCCGCCGAACGACCGGGATGCCGGCGTCCTCGCCTTCACCGCGCACTCGGTCGTCTTCACGGACGCGGATCCCGCATGGGTGCGGGCGGAGCTGGCGGCCGCCTCCAGCGACCCACTGGCCGCCTCGATGAACCCGGGGTTCCTCCTCGCCCTGATGCGGCACACGGGCCGGCGCATGAACACCATCGACCTGCTGACGGTCGCCACGGCGCTGCCCGGGGACCCGGAGCTGCCCCTGCGGGAGATCGAGGACCCGGAGCATCCCCGGGTGGCGCGGGCGATGAAGTACCGCGACGACGTACGGGTGTGGGCGGCCGACGGCGGCGTGGTGATCCTGGGCCGGGGCGTGGCGGGCCGCTGGGAGGCGGCGATCGAGGTCGACGAGGAGGTCAGGCACCGCGGGATCGGCCGGGCGCTGGCCCTCGCCGCCCGGCATCTGACACCGGGCGACGTGGTCTGGGCGCAGCAGTCCCCGGGCAACGCCCGCAGCGTCCGCGTCTTCCAGGCGGCGGGCTACCGCCCGGTGGCCTCGGAGGCCCTGCTCACAGCAGGTTGA
- a CDS encoding PIN domain-containing protein, whose translation MSGTLVLDCEGLSKLVRRTPEITEWLTAAEAEDIRVVTSSVTLVEARDPKVDQARFDYAVSRVNIIPPNEAIARLASKLLATAGLHGHKYALDAIVAATALTSPAPVTVLTSDPEDLLMLCGPSVRIIKV comes from the coding sequence GTGAGCGGCACGCTCGTCCTGGACTGCGAAGGCCTGTCCAAACTGGTACGACGCACACCTGAGATCACCGAGTGGCTGACGGCAGCCGAAGCCGAAGACATCCGCGTCGTCACCAGCTCCGTCACCCTCGTCGAAGCACGCGACCCCAAGGTCGACCAAGCCCGCTTCGACTATGCCGTCTCCCGAGTGAACATCATCCCGCCCAACGAAGCCATCGCCCGCCTTGCGAGCAAGCTCCTGGCCACGGCCGGACTGCACGGCCACAAGTACGCCCTCGACGCCATCGTGGCCGCCACCGCGCTCACCTCGCCGGCCCCAGTGACCGTCCTGACATCGGACCCCGAAGACCTCCTGATGCTCTGCGGCCCCAGCGTCCGCATCATCAAGGTCTGA
- the gcvT gene encoding glycine cleavage system aminomethyltransferase GcvT has protein sequence MSTAAPRLTALDALHRSLGATMTDFAGWDMPLRYGSERDEHNAVRTKAGLFDLSHMGEITVTGPQAVELLDFALVGNISTVGLGRARYTMICQEDGGILDDLIVYRLGETEYMVVANASNAQIVLDALSERATGFDAEVRDDRDAYALIAVQGPESPGILKSITDADLDGLKYYAGLPGTVAGVPALIARTGYTGEDGFELFLKPEHAVGVWKALTEAGAPVGLIPCGLSCRDTLRLEAGMPLYGHELTTSLTPFDAGLGRVVKFEKTTNDGAFVGRKALEAAAERAASNPPRKLVGLIAEGRRVPRAGFSVVANGEVVGEVTSGAPSPTLGKPIAMAYVDAAHAEPGTQGVGVDIRGTHEPYEVVALPFYKRQK, from the coding sequence ATGAGCACTGCCGCCCCCCGTCTGACCGCCCTCGATGCGCTGCATCGCTCCCTGGGCGCGACCATGACCGACTTCGCCGGCTGGGACATGCCGCTGCGCTACGGCAGCGAGCGCGACGAGCACAACGCCGTCCGCACCAAGGCGGGCCTCTTCGACCTCTCCCACATGGGCGAGATCACCGTCACCGGCCCGCAGGCCGTCGAGCTCCTCGACTTCGCGCTGGTCGGCAACATCTCCACGGTGGGCCTGGGCCGCGCGCGCTACACGATGATCTGCCAGGAGGACGGCGGCATCCTCGACGACCTGATCGTGTACCGCCTCGGCGAGACCGAGTACATGGTCGTCGCCAACGCCTCCAACGCGCAGATCGTCCTCGACGCGCTGAGCGAGCGCGCGACCGGCTTCGACGCCGAGGTGCGGGACGACCGTGACGCGTACGCCCTGATCGCCGTCCAGGGCCCGGAGTCCCCCGGCATCCTGAAGTCGATCACCGACGCCGACCTGGACGGTCTGAAGTACTACGCCGGCCTCCCGGGCACGGTCGCCGGGGTCCCCGCGCTGATCGCCCGTACCGGCTACACCGGCGAGGACGGCTTCGAGCTCTTCCTGAAGCCCGAGCACGCCGTGGGCGTCTGGAAGGCGCTGACCGAGGCGGGCGCCCCCGTCGGCCTGATCCCGTGCGGCCTGTCCTGCCGTGACACGCTCCGCCTGGAGGCGGGGATGCCGCTGTACGGGCACGAGCTGACCACCTCCCTCACCCCGTTCGACGCGGGCCTCGGCCGGGTCGTGAAGTTCGAGAAGACGACCAACGACGGCGCCTTCGTCGGCCGCAAGGCGCTGGAGGCCGCCGCCGAGCGCGCCGCCTCCAACCCGCCGCGCAAGCTCGTCGGCCTGATCGCCGAGGGCCGCCGCGTCCCGCGCGCCGGCTTCTCCGTCGTCGCGAACGGTGAGGTCGTCGGCGAGGTCACCTCCGGCGCCCCCTCCCCCACCCTCGGAAAGCCGATCGCCATGGCGTACGTGGACGCGGCGCACGCCGAGCCCGGCACGCAGGGTGTAGGTGTGGACATCCGCGGCACCCACGAGCCGTACGAGGTCGTGGCGCTGCCGTTCTACAAGCGCCAGAAGTGA
- a CDS encoding AAA family ATPase encodes MTFQHTGAYATGTGIPSPRARARTRRRRSAMPLLRDLRERGGRGPRALSFAAGDLVVVSGLPGSGKSTLMRRAAGGLGIDSQDARERWEARLPRFLPYAVYRPLARIAHYAGLRRALRSGRSVVVHDCGTQSWVRNWLAREARRRGGALHLVLLDVTPAAAREGQRERGRGVSGYAFARHRRAVGRLLSAVESGRLPRGCSSATLLDRDAAGALRRITFRPTD; translated from the coding sequence ATGACGTTCCAGCACACCGGCGCCTACGCCACAGGGACGGGGATACCGTCCCCGCGCGCCCGGGCCAGGACCCGCAGGCGCCGCTCCGCCATGCCTCTGCTGCGCGATCTGCGCGAGCGGGGCGGCCGTGGGCCCCGCGCGCTCTCCTTCGCCGCCGGTGACCTCGTCGTGGTCTCCGGCCTGCCCGGCAGCGGCAAGTCGACGCTCATGCGGCGCGCGGCCGGCGGCCTGGGCATCGATTCGCAGGACGCCCGTGAGCGCTGGGAGGCACGGCTGCCCCGCTTCCTGCCGTACGCCGTCTACCGCCCGCTGGCCCGCATCGCCCACTACGCCGGGCTGCGCCGGGCGCTGCGCTCCGGGCGGAGCGTGGTCGTCCACGACTGTGGCACCCAGTCGTGGGTACGGAACTGGCTCGCCCGCGAGGCCCGCCGCCGTGGCGGCGCCCTGCACCTGGTCCTGCTGGACGTCACCCCGGCCGCCGCGCGGGAGGGGCAGCGCGAGCGTGGCCGAGGCGTGTCGGGATACGCCTTCGCCCGGCACCGCCGGGCCGTCGGCCGACTCCTGAGCGCCGTCGAGTCCGGCCGCCTGCCGAGGGGCTGCTCCTCGGCGACCCTCCTCGACAGGGACGCGGCGGGCGCCCTGCGGAGAATCACCTTCCGACCCACGGACTGA
- the gcvH gene encoding glycine cleavage system protein GcvH yields MSNPQQLRYTKEHEWLSAAEDGVATVGITEFAANALGDVVYAQLPEVGDTVTAGETCGELESTKSVSDLYSPVTGEVVAANQDVVDDPSLVNTAPFEGGWLFKVRVTGEPDDLLSADAYAEFSAGN; encoded by the coding sequence ATGAGCAACCCCCAGCAGCTGCGCTACACCAAGGAGCACGAGTGGCTGTCGGCCGCCGAGGACGGCGTCGCGACGGTCGGCATCACGGAGTTCGCGGCCAACGCGCTCGGTGACGTCGTCTACGCCCAGCTTCCGGAGGTCGGTGACACGGTGACCGCGGGCGAGACCTGCGGCGAGCTGGAGTCGACCAAGTCCGTCAGCGACCTGTACTCCCCGGTCACCGGTGAGGTCGTGGCGGCCAACCAGGACGTGGTGGACGACCCGTCGCTGGTGAACACCGCTCCGTTCGAGGGTGGCTGGCTGTTCAAGGTGCGCGTCACGGGTGAGCCGGACGACCTGCTTTCCGCCGACGCGTACGCCGAGTTCTCCGCCGGGAACTGA
- a CDS encoding ATP-binding protein produces MAGLEGVEQPRQHGGATAARWVPAADDEQALEALELYGNPAEEDVRLPSRPESAAVARRLTQCVVLRQWALSPLIAEHAVLLVSELVGNAVRHTGARVFGLRMLRRRGWIRIEVRDPSRGLPCLMPVQELDISGRGLFLVDKLSDRWGVDLQPRGKTTWFEMRVSDR; encoded by the coding sequence ATGGCGGGCCTGGAGGGTGTGGAACAGCCGCGGCAGCACGGCGGTGCGACCGCAGCGCGGTGGGTACCGGCCGCCGATGACGAACAGGCCCTCGAGGCCCTGGAGTTGTACGGGAATCCTGCCGAGGAGGACGTGCGACTGCCGTCCCGTCCCGAGTCCGCCGCCGTCGCCCGCCGGCTCACCCAGTGCGTCGTCCTGCGGCAGTGGGCCCTGTCCCCGCTGATCGCCGAGCACGCCGTCTTACTTGTCTCCGAACTCGTCGGCAACGCCGTCCGGCACACCGGTGCCCGGGTCTTCGGGCTGCGGATGCTGCGCCGTCGTGGCTGGATCCGGATCGAGGTCCGTGACCCCTCGCGCGGACTGCCGTGCCTCATGCCCGTCCAGGAGCTCGACATCAGCGGGCGCGGGCTCTTCCTCGTCGACAAGCTCTCCGACCGCTGGGGCGTGGATCTGCAGCCGCGCGGCAAGACGACGTGGTTCGAGATGCGCGTCTCTGACCGCTGA
- a CDS encoding YncE family protein: protein MLPLTKRSKSLLAAALLAALAGCGTADTGTEPRGGAKKEAARPVVPKKVAPDGLPGMPPLLDPKDVYAADRPGRLSPVVKDFPSRVYVPNTNSNTVSVIDPATYKVIETIPVGIQPQHVVPSWDLKTLWVNNNRGHTLTPIDPATGVAGKPVEVHDPYNLYFTPDGKYAVVMASLDRELVFRDPHTMDRKKTVPVSCYGVNHADFSADGRYFVVSCEFSGELLKVDTAKMEVIGQQKLPFQGAMPQDVKISPDGKTFYIADMMAHGMWVLDGEKFTTPQLMPTGKGAHGLYVSRDSKEMYIPNRGEGSISVFDFGQNKLTKKWWLPDGGSPDMGGVSADGKVLWLSGRYDSEVYAIDTKTGKQLARIPVGGGPHGLAVYPQPGRYSLGHTGVFR from the coding sequence ATGCTGCCACTCACCAAGCGTTCGAAGAGCCTCCTCGCCGCCGCACTGCTCGCCGCGCTCGCCGGGTGCGGTACCGCGGACACCGGGACCGAGCCCCGCGGCGGCGCCAAGAAGGAGGCGGCGCGCCCGGTCGTGCCGAAGAAGGTCGCCCCGGACGGCCTCCCCGGAATGCCACCCCTCCTCGACCCCAAGGACGTCTACGCGGCCGACCGGCCGGGCCGGCTCTCGCCCGTGGTCAAGGACTTCCCGTCCCGGGTCTACGTGCCCAACACCAACTCCAACACCGTCTCCGTCATCGACCCGGCGACCTACAAGGTGATCGAGACCATCCCGGTCGGCATCCAGCCGCAGCACGTCGTCCCGTCGTGGGACCTGAAGACGCTCTGGGTCAACAACAACCGCGGCCACACACTCACCCCGATCGACCCCGCCACCGGAGTGGCAGGCAAGCCCGTCGAGGTCCACGACCCGTACAACCTCTACTTCACCCCCGACGGCAAGTACGCCGTCGTCATGGCCTCCCTCGACCGTGAGCTGGTCTTCCGCGACCCGCACACCATGGACCGGAAGAAGACCGTCCCGGTCTCCTGCTACGGCGTCAACCACGCGGACTTCTCCGCGGACGGCCGGTACTTCGTCGTCTCCTGCGAGTTCTCCGGCGAGCTGCTGAAGGTCGACACGGCGAAGATGGAGGTCATCGGTCAGCAGAAGCTGCCCTTCCAGGGCGCGATGCCGCAGGACGTGAAGATCTCCCCGGACGGAAAGACCTTCTACATCGCCGACATGATGGCCCACGGCATGTGGGTCCTGGACGGCGAAAAGTTCACCACCCCGCAGCTGATGCCGACCGGCAAGGGCGCCCACGGCCTCTACGTCTCCCGGGACTCCAAGGAGATGTACATCCCCAACCGGGGCGAGGGCTCCATCTCGGTCTTCGACTTCGGGCAGAACAAGCTGACGAAGAAGTGGTGGCTGCCGGACGGCGGCTCCCCGGACATGGGCGGCGTCTCGGCCGACGGCAAGGTGCTGTGGCTGTCGGGACGTTACGACTCCGAGGTCTACGCGATCGACACCAAGACCGGCAAGCAGCTCGCCCGCATCCCGGTCGGCGGCGGCCCCCACGGCCTCGCGGTCTACCCCCAGCCCGGCCGCTACTCCCTGGGCCACACCGGAGTGTTCCGCTAG
- a CDS encoding L-serine ammonia-lyase translates to MAISVFDLFSIGIGPSSSHTVGPMRAARMFARRLKNEGLLAHTASIRAELYGSLGATGHGHGTPKAVLLGLEGSSPRTVDVETADDEVERIKSSGKINLLGAHEIPFDFDEDLILHRRKALPYHANGMTIFAYDAEGALVLEKTYYSVGGGFVVDEDAVQGENPIVPDDTVLKYPFRTGDELLRLAKETGLSISAMMLENEKAWRTEDEIRAGLLEIWRVMQACVSRGMSREGILPGGLKVRRRAANTARKLRSEGDPAALAMEWITLYAMAVNEENAAGGRVVTAPTNGAAGIIPAVLHYYMNFVPGADEDGVVRFMLAAGAVGMLFKENASISGAEVGCQGEVGSACSMAAGALAEVLGGTPEQVENAAEIGMEHNLGLTCDPVGGLVQIPCIERNGMAAVKAVTAAKMAMRGDGSHLVSLDKVIKTMKETGADMSVKYKETARGGLAVNIIEC, encoded by the coding sequence GTGGCCATCTCGGTCTTCGACCTGTTCTCGATCGGTATCGGCCCGTCGAGCTCCCACACGGTGGGCCCCATGCGCGCGGCCCGGATGTTCGCCCGCCGGCTGAAGAACGAGGGGCTCCTCGCCCACACCGCCTCGATACGCGCGGAGCTGTACGGCTCGCTGGGCGCGACGGGGCACGGCCACGGCACGCCGAAGGCCGTCCTGCTGGGCCTGGAGGGCAGCTCCCCGCGCACCGTCGACGTCGAGACGGCGGACGACGAGGTCGAGCGCATCAAGTCCAGCGGCAAGATCAACCTGCTCGGCGCGCACGAGATCCCCTTCGACTTCGACGAGGACCTGATCCTGCACCGCCGCAAGGCGCTGCCGTACCACGCCAACGGCATGACGATCTTCGCGTACGACGCGGAGGGCGCTCTGGTCCTGGAGAAGACGTACTACTCGGTCGGCGGCGGCTTCGTCGTGGACGAGGACGCGGTCCAGGGTGAGAACCCGATCGTCCCGGACGACACCGTCCTGAAGTACCCCTTCCGTACGGGCGACGAGCTGCTGCGCCTGGCGAAGGAGACCGGCCTGTCGATCTCGGCGATGATGCTGGAGAACGAGAAGGCCTGGCGCACCGAGGACGAGATCCGCGCGGGCCTGCTCGAGATCTGGCGGGTCATGCAGGCCTGTGTCTCGCGTGGCATGTCCCGCGAGGGCATCCTGCCGGGCGGCCTGAAGGTCCGCCGCCGCGCCGCGAACACGGCCCGCAAGCTGCGCTCCGAGGGCGACCCGGCCGCGCTCGCGATGGAGTGGATCACGCTCTACGCGATGGCCGTGAACGAGGAGAACGCGGCGGGCGGCCGCGTGGTCACCGCCCCGACGAACGGCGCGGCGGGCATCATCCCGGCGGTCCTGCACTACTACATGAACTTCGTGCCCGGCGCGGACGAGGACGGCGTGGTCCGCTTCATGCTGGCGGCGGGCGCGGTCGGCATGCTCTTCAAGGAGAACGCCTCCATCTCCGGCGCCGAGGTCGGCTGCCAGGGCGAGGTCGGCTCCGCCTGCTCGATGGCGGCCGGCGCCCTCGCGGAGGTCCTGGGCGGCACCCCCGAGCAGGTCGAGAACGCGGCCGAGATCGGCATGGAGCACAACCTGGGCCTGACCTGCGACCCGGTCGGCGGCCTGGTCCAGATCCCGTGCATCGAGCGCAACGGCATGGCGGCGGTCAAGGCGGTCACGGCGGCGAAGATGGCGATGCGCGGCGACGGCAGCCACCTGGTCTCCCTCGACAAGGTCATCAAGACCATGAAGGAGACCGGCGCGGACATGTCGGTCAAGTACAAGGAGACCGCGCGCGGCGGTCTCGCGGTGAACATCATCGAGTGCTGA
- a CDS encoding EF-hand domain-containing protein — MADIESARKAFERFDVDGDGFITAAEYKSVMAQLGDFNVTETVAEALIGQRDGNADGKLSWDEFWADLNKA, encoded by the coding sequence GTGGCGGACATCGAGTCGGCGCGCAAGGCATTCGAGCGGTTCGACGTGGACGGGGACGGTTTCATCACCGCCGCCGAGTACAAGAGCGTCATGGCGCAGCTGGGTGACTTCAACGTCACCGAGACGGTCGCGGAGGCCCTGATCGGCCAGCGTGACGGCAACGCCGACGGCAAGCTGTCCTGGGACGAGTTCTGGGCGGACCTCAACAAGGCCTGA
- a CDS encoding polysaccharide deacetylase family protein → MTLTDRRGALRAGAAAALAGALTTACGTDGRPAPDGPAPAPKPAAPAPRRFAGRPVEITNGPRDRPQVALTFHGQGDPALARAVLAEAEKGGARVTVLAVGDWLDTHPELARRILDGGHDLGNHTQRHLDVNAMTEDEAHAEISACATRLRRLTGSIGSWFRPSRGRHASAAVQRAARRVGYPHVLSYDVDSLDFTSPGAAAVVRNVTGPIRNGSVVSLHLGYADTLAALPPLLADLDRRGLRAVTTTELLT, encoded by the coding sequence GTGACCCTGACCGACCGCCGTGGCGCACTCCGGGCGGGCGCGGCGGCCGCCCTCGCGGGAGCGCTCACCACCGCCTGCGGCACCGACGGCCGCCCCGCGCCCGACGGCCCCGCGCCTGCCCCCAAGCCCGCCGCACCGGCCCCCCGCCGCTTCGCCGGCCGGCCCGTCGAGATCACGAACGGGCCGCGCGACCGCCCCCAGGTCGCCCTCACCTTCCACGGTCAGGGCGACCCCGCCCTCGCCCGCGCCGTCCTCGCCGAAGCCGAGAAGGGCGGCGCCCGGGTCACCGTCCTCGCCGTCGGCGACTGGCTCGACACCCACCCCGAGCTGGCCCGCCGGATCCTCGACGGCGGCCACGACCTCGGCAACCACACCCAGCGACATCTCGACGTCAACGCGATGACCGAGGACGAGGCGCACGCGGAGATCAGCGCCTGCGCCACACGGCTGCGCCGGCTCACCGGCTCCATCGGCAGCTGGTTCCGGCCGTCCCGAGGCCGGCACGCGAGCGCGGCCGTCCAGCGGGCCGCCCGCCGGGTCGGCTACCCGCACGTCCTCTCGTACGACGTCGACTCCCTCGACTTCACCTCGCCCGGCGCCGCGGCCGTCGTCCGCAACGTCACGGGGCCGATCCGCAACGGATCGGTGGTGAGCCTGCACCTCGGCTACGCGGACACGCTCGCCGCCCTGCCGCCCCTCCTCGCCGACCTCGACCGCCGCGGCCTGCGCGCGGTGACGACCACGGAGCTGCTGACCTGA